The following coding sequences are from one Ooceraea biroi isolate clonal line C1 chromosome 5, Obir_v5.4, whole genome shotgun sequence window:
- the LOC105281232 gene encoding ral GTPase-activating protein subunit alpha-1 isoform X3: MFSKKLHVDVKKSTLKIQDVKKDSTTRFKHLKIVLENVDTDEAKGFFEGNFSHVYFILYDCFVSAEANLRQRVHKAHREELEQVLQLLEKVLTLLPELLNRRWQCHSLARILQKLLHPGNSWKLRRQAIRYFILWYQALGENAPEHIHQMFASLVPGFPPHQASPYKCDRKTEGKKEKLAKAANPEEKDKREFYDTQLVQSTFHDNGANQCPVSQVDGGPILPPQSGEKPLDNETVRFLEALLEFMVTQVVKIEWRDKSTRQHKTFQFLLERFKASYLRHICPEFNENFSLYKPNLELPTMRKPTNQNQDNYMLCRVVLIKWVASFTHVARKDGLFAQLSQSTTPNEENAESELRRVSVTQNSTDSNLLSPESSVVQQDGQNQEDSAISAVTLVRDVLYGNRDNVNFVHELYRQAFLLDFHHAGAIRKAIAVYKDWIQMNEIPPFMLEPLDSHKDRDLEEHQRKDINEIEKSPSESYRQTRLRNDSYLGAIHRENLFIRAGLQNVLQIFITQASNVFFLENSGSNASLTLLEEQTDSCKRVLNVYRYVVMHSRLEPATWEQLLRVLLQITSLVLSEKSFRRKHQESIGGKLAPAIFQTLIVTWIKANLNVVISTQLWDQFLEVLTSLTQWEELIREWAKTLDTLTRVLARHVYNLDLNDLPLDRLSEQKSKKRRGVGSRAASTGSVQPPRKGSVDQENNAAPKGSITDHPLRDIRKVRPLPRSASDNTIYSGKARTKVHRQRTHTIHSGIPVLPLSIEQDMARLLSSGSTSSSAAGRKMLPSRRAKSLDSIVVVDSEPPSPRCPSPTPSSGVDSNKDSPIQIENIDGSSIDTNDASERRSVMAGGGVRGWLPDVAVVLWRRMLSALGDVNNIQDPVLHGQVMDYLVQLTQTLIKIRLNQGVSGDNQVTPPAPELIPPLTVIAPWCFKAIQLPEQYEIGKLAAYRLICLLTVQPLDISLPRQHLTLFYRAVHNGIASNDSKVLHVLVKYTGPRLFSLNLPGSSLLILDYIHAANVILSSQDIEAPRTEAVSIIGSLLSLPAAMIKLPMLQPNGPDIATMTCPEAKEHIVTILLRSCRREPTGIARCVALSSIAMFVYKELSYRTQHPRVPEAVTVLLLALRASHATVAQVACNSLLLLCDKADVLLELYPNVPSKIIQILSDTLGRMTARERRGPLTVTMLFCLGEWAMHLGPTVLLQVFQGKPLLMTLFTVLNNIVQNKVGKEFSRTTKNNQEDDDDFDPNVTLDNLIDESSSKSPQKGNIQSVQLAAKMVMMHLINHLGHFPMGIGAARLSSLVVELDDVPGIDGDELSSAVFQAPNIQLLMLSNSIIMSLVELAALDAPGGGVTAGLTTAPSLVRVLLRDLAGKASWDSSILYSQPFIDDDLPLPFPNRVDWSTKLHTDDLNSVVAPHNCTPRHTIRHREPHILPTFANAASDMDNLDDLLQYIGHTSPEVLTNPEVALNAPANPPQGHYLESETIATILSQRNAEQEHVNNWSQHISMCASAINSPSCRPPPAPFHHCRLLFSHLGLSGWEQRRKLHLLAKNEKLLRELRNLDSQRSRETHKIAVIYVSQGQEDKNSILSNVTASKEYESFIARLAWEVELESHTGFLGGLVPGKASGVTAPYYATSFTEVLFHVATRMPSDSPESLLQKTRHLGNDEIHIVWSEHWRDYRRDIIPTEFCDVLIVIYPLQNKLYRIQISRKSEIPFFGPLFDECIVEDKVLPGLVRTTALTASRAKRSTLTLYQHYYEERARSIDTVMRNHKEATTFEEFTANVYSPVQPPSPFSGASSVSGSTTSVQSTASSNLAAALIDSHQGRSGLRSTSAASSDNRANRVLQNIFKVSDGSRVWFSNDTPESTTLHGISPRPVKKMSFKTGPKQRANTQATPPDSPRYK; this comes from the exons ATGTTCAGCAAGAAGCTCCATGTAGACGTTAAGAAGTCAACGCTCAAGATCCAGGATGTCAAGAAGGACAGCACGACGCGGTTCAAACATCTCAAGATCGTGCTAG AAAATGTGGATACTGATGAAGCAAAGGGTTTCTTCGAAGGCAACTTCAGCCATGTGTACTTTATCTTATACGATTGTTTCGTATCCGCTGAAGCAAACCTTCGGCAACGCG TGCATAAGGCGCACAGGGAGGAGTTAGAACAAGTGTTACAGCTCCTGGAGAAAGTTTTAACTCTTCTTCCTGAGCTGCTCAACAGACGATGGCAATGCCATAGTCTAGCACGGATTTTGCAAAAGCTTTTGCATCCTGGTAACAGTTGGAAACTTCGTAGACAAGCCATAAG atattttattttatggtaTCAAGCCCTTGGCGAAAATGCTCCTGAGCACATACATCAAATGTTCGCCAGCTTGGTGCCAGGATTCCCACCGCATCAAGCATCGCCTTACAAATGTGATCGTAAAACAGAAggcaagaaagaaaaactcgCGAAAGCAGCTAATCccgaagaaaaagataagagaGAATTCTACGATACGCAGCTCGTGCAGAGCACCTTTCATGACAATGGAGCGAATCAGTGTCCTGTCAGTCAAGTTGACGGCGGGCCTATCCTACCACCACAAAGTGGGGAAAAACCACTTGACAACGAAACTGTTAGGTTCCTGGAAGCATTGCTTGAATTTATGGTTACTCAG GTGGTGAAGATAGAATGGCGAGATAAATCTACACGACAGCATAAAACTTTCCAATTTTTATTAGAACGATTTAAGGCATCGTATCTCCGTCACATTTGTCCCGAATTTAATGAGAATTTTTCACTTTATAAACCTAATCTGGAATTACCCACGATGCGGAAGCCAACGAATCAAAATCAGGATAACTATATGCTCTGCAGAGTCGTTCTAATCAAATGGGTTGCAAGTTTTACGCACGTTGCCAGGAAGGACGGACTCTTCGCGCAACTTTCACAGAG CACGACGCCGAACGAGGAAAACGCCGAATCGGAGTTACGCCGCGTGTCAGTTACTCAGAACTCTACAGACTCGAATCTACTGTCGCCCGAATCATCTGTGGTGCAACAGGACGGTCAGAATCAGGAGGATAGTGCTATCTCGGCTGTTACATTGGTCAGAGATGTTTTATATGGCAATCGAGATAATGTAAACTTTGTGCATGAACTGTACAGACAAGCGTTTCTTCTGGATTTTCATCATGCTGGAGCGATAAGAAAGGCCATTGCAGTTTACAAAGATTGGATTCAGATGAAC GAAATTCCCCCGTTTATGCTGGAACCACTAGACAGCCATAAAGATCGAGATTTGGAAGAACATCAAAGGAaggatataaatgaaatagagAAGAGCCCTTCTGAAAGTTACCGGCAGACGAGGCTAAGAAACGATTCTTATCTCGGCGCTATACATCgggaaaatttattcattaggGCAGGCTTGCAGaatgttttacaaattttcatCACGCAAGCGTCAAATGTATTCTTCTTAGAGAATTCGGGGTCGAATGCGTCGCTAACGTTACTCGAGGAACAGACGGATAGCTGCAAGAGGGTCTTAAACGTGTATCGATACGTTGTTATGCACTCTAGATTGGAACCAGCAACCTGGGAACAGTTACTTAG AGTGTTACTGCAAATTACATCGCTTGTACTGAGCGAGAAATCCTTCCGCCGTAAACACCAGGAAAGTATCGGTGGAAAACTTGCTCCTGCCATATTTCAGACCTTAATTGTTACATGGATTAAAGCTAACTTAAACGTGGTTATTTCTACCCAATTATGGGACCAGTTTCTAGAGGTGTTAACATCATTAACGCAATGGGAAGAATTAATTCGAGAGTGGGCG AAAACTCTGGACACACTGACAAGAGTGTTGGCGAGACATGTGTATAATTTAGACCTGAATGACCTACCGTTAGACAGACTTAGCGAACAAAAATCGAAAAAGCGGCGTGGAGTTGGAAGTCGTGCGGCGTCAACAGGAAGCGTTCAACCACCTCGAAAAGGCAGTGTCGATCAGGAAAACAATGCCGCTCCGAAAGGAAGCATCACTG ATCATCCGCTGCGTGATATAAGGAAAGTGCGGCCGTTACCGCGCAGTGCAAGCGACAACACCATATACAGCGGCAAGGCTCGTACAAAAGTGCACAGGCAACGCACGCACACGATACACAGCGGCATTCCCG TACTCCCCCTATCGATAGAACAAGATATGGCTCGGTTACTGTCAAGCGGTTCAACCTCGTCGTCAGCGGCCGGTAGGAAGATGCTGCCCAGCAGACGTGCCAAATCGTTGGATAGCATTGTTGTAGTTGATAGCGAACCGCCGTCACCACGATGCCCATCTCCAACACCCAGCAGCGGCGTTGACAGCAATAAAGATAGCCCCATACAGATAGAGAATATTGATGGTAGCAGTATTG ACACAAATGATGCGTCTGAAAGAAGATCAGTTATGGCGGGAGGAGGCGTACGTGGATGGCTGCCAGATGTGGCCGTCGTTTTGTGGCGACGTATGCTCTCAGCATTAGGAGATGTCAATAACATTCAAGATCCTGTTTTACACGGCCAGGTCATGGATTATCTTGTGCAGCTCACACAGACACTGATTAAG atacgTTTGAATCAAGGAGTATCGGGAGATAATCAAGTAACACCACCGGCACCAGAACTGATTCCACCTTTAACAGTTATCGCACCATGGTGTTTTAAG GCCATCCAACTTCCCGAGCAATATGAAATCGGTAAACTGGCTGCTTATCGCCTTATATGTCTCTTGACGGTGCAACCATTGGATATCAGTTTACCGAGACAACATCTGACGCTCTTCTATCGCGCCGTTCATAATGGAATTGCCAGCAACGACAGTAAAGTTCTGCACGTGCTTGTGAAGTACACAGGACCCAGGCTATTCAGTCTAAATCTACCCGGATCGAGTCTCTTGATTCTGGATTACATACACGCTGCTAACGTGATACTTAGCAGTCAGGATATCGAG GCACCAAGAACAGAAGCTGTTTCAATTATTGGCTCGTTATTATCTTTGCCAGCTGCGATGATCAAGCTACCTATGTTACAACCGAACGGGCCTGACATTGCAACCATGACGTGTCCAGAGGCAAAA GAACATATTGTAACGATACTTTTGCGGAGCTGTCGGCGAGAGCCCACTGGAATTGCAAGATGCGTCGCCCTATCAAGCATAGCGATGTTCGTGTATAAAGAGCTGTCGTACAGAACGCAGCATCCAAGAGTTCCGGAGGCCGTCACAGTTCTTCTCCTTGCACTTAGA GCCTCACACGCTACGGTTGCGCAGGTTGCGTGTAATTCTCTTTTACTTCTCTGCGATAAGGCTGACGTGCTGTTAGAACTATATCCTAACGTGCCATCTAAGATAATACAG ATCTTGTCGGACACGCTCGGACGAATGACAGCGCGAGAAAGGCGTGGACCTCTAACGGTAACGATGCTATTTTGCTTGGGCGAGTGGGCCATGCATCTAGGACCAACAGTATTACTACAGGTGTTCCAAGGAAAACCTCTCTTGATGACCTTATTTACA GTGTTAAATAACATAGTGCAAAATAAAGTTGGAAAGGAATTTTCAAGAACTACTAAGAATAATCAGGAAGATGACGATGACTTTGATCCTAACGTCACGTTAGACAATTTGATTGATGAATCCTCGTCGAAGTCGCCTCAAAAAGGAAATATTCAGTCTGTACAATTGGCAGCGAAAATG GTAATGATGCATCTAATCAACCATCTGGGACACTTTCCGATGGGTATCGGTGCCGCGCGTCTTTCATCACTAGTCGTCGAATTGGACGATGTCCCTGGAATCGATGGAGATGAATTGTCATCCGCCGTTTTTCAAGCGCCTAATATACAGCTGTTGATGCTCTCTAATTCCATCATAATGTCATTGGTGGAATTAGCGGCATTGGATGCACCTGGTGGGGGCGTCACGGCCGGCTTAACTACGGCTCCTTCTTTGGTCAGAGTATTGTTACGAGATCTTGCTGGAAAAGCTTCTTGGGACAGTTCAATTTTATACAGCCAACCCTTTATCGACGATGATCTGCCATTGCCGTTTCCGAACCGTg ttgATTGGAGTACAAAATTACATACAGACGATTTAAACAGCGTCGTCGCACCTCACAACTGTACACCCAGGCACACAATACGGCATCGTGAGCCTCACATATTGCCGACTTTTGCAAATGCTGCTAGCGATATGGATAATTTGGACGAT CTTCTTCAGTACATAGGACATACCAGCCCAGAGGTTCTAACTAATCCAGAAGTCGCTCTCAATGCACCCGCTAATCCACCTCAGGGACATTATCTGGAAAGCGAAACCATTGCGACAATTTTAAGTCAAAGAAATGCGGAACAAGAACACGTAAACAACTGGAGCCAACACATCAG TATGTGCGCATCGGCAATCAATTCACCGTCATGTCGCCCACCTCCGGCGCCATTCCATCACTGCCGACTTCTGTTTTCGCATCTCGGTCTATCCGGCTGGGAACAGCGTAGGAAATTACATTTGTTGGCGAAAAATGAGAAACTCTTACGCGAACTCCGTAATCTCGATAGCCAACGATCCAGAGAGACGCATAAGATAGCGGTGATTTACGTCAGCCAAGGCCAGGAAGACAAGAACTCCATACTAAGCAATGTCACTGCCAGTAAGGAGTATGAAAGCTTCATCGCCAGGCTCGCCTGGGAAGTCGAACTGGAGTCGCACACAGGTTTTCTCGGCGGCCTGGTACCTGGGAAAGCGTCCGGCGTCACTGCGCCGTACTATGCTACGTCTTTCACTGAAGTTCTTTTCCACGTTGCTACGAGGATGCCGTCGGACAGCCCTGAGAGTTTGTTGCAAAAG ACGCGGCACCTTGGCAATGACGAAATTCACATAGTCTGGTCGGAGCACTGGCGTGATTATCGCAGAGACATCATACCCACGGAATTCTGCGATGTTCTGATAGTTATTTATCCATTGCAAAACAAGTTATACCGAATACAGATCTCGCGGAAATCGGAGATTCCATTTTTCGGACCTTTGTTCGACGAGTGTATCGTGGAGGATAAAGTGTTGCCAGGTTTAGTAAGGACGACTGCATTAACCGCGAGTAGAGCAAAGAGGTCTACGCTTACATTGTACCAACATTA TTATGAGGAGAGAGCGCGATCCATCGACACTGTTATGAGAAATCACAAGGAAGCTACAACGTTCGAGGAATTTACAGCCAATGTTTATTCACCGGTGCAACCGCCAAGCCCGTTCAGTGGAGCATCGTCTGTTTCTG GATCTACAACAAGCGTGCAATCCACAGCATCGTCAAATCTTGCGGCGGCGCTTATAGATTCGCACCAGGGACGCTCCGGTCTGCGCAGCACTTCGGCAGCGAGCAGTGACAATCGTGCGAATAGAG TCttgcaaaatatattcaaag TTTCTGACGGCAGCAGAGTGTGGTTTAGCAATGACACTCCCGAGAGTACTACACTTCACGGAATCTCACCAAGACCTGTGAAAAAGATGTCCTTTAAAACCGGACCAAAGCAGAGAGCTAATACGCAAGCTACTCCTCCAGATAGCCCAAGATACAAGTAA